Proteins encoded by one window of Microplitis mediator isolate UGA2020A chromosome 1, iyMicMedi2.1, whole genome shotgun sequence:
- the LOC130678785 gene encoding uncharacterized protein LOC130678785, with amino-acid sequence MLLKWLTIFLHILYSLVSNNLVKACGCQPRSYKPYLERSKFLVKLANSHKLSDLALIGTHSSFSYNLPNKEIQTQDLNIVQQLKYGIRVLDISVRPQFNTFEIYPFNFSKIFTLDNAIEIANEFLDSNPGELIVMLINQDHPSTYDLTLSNCDIMNFYINDISNGKRLVKNWQFNDTIGQHSGKILLASTDQSFDNCTFYIKDHCLIQNNEMIRKTKKSISIEVKWWHIHQLRVKSATGSHKCYINNLSLLDGIHGRHQIARDGGFTYLNGCAKPLNDLLTQSFTNSHRALSIVLADYPTQELMDAINNSNFS; translated from the coding sequence atgctaCTAAAGTggttaactatttttttacacataCTCTATTCATTAGTTTCCAATAACTTAGTAAAAGCTTGTGGATGTCAGCCGCGGTCATACAAACCATATTTAGAacgatcaaaatttttagtgaaattggcaaattctcataaattaaGTGATCTTGCGCTTATCGGTACTCATTCGTCATTTTCTTACAATCTGCCAAATAAAGAGATACAAACACAAGATTTGAATATTGTACAGCAATTAAAATATGGAATACGTGTGTTGGATATTAGTGTTCGTCCCCAATTTAATACCTTCGAAATTTATCCGTTTAACTTTTCGAAAATCTTTACTTTAGATAATGCAATAGAGATAGCTAATGAATTCCTGGACTCTAATCCTGGTGAGCTTATAGTTATGCTTATAAATCAAGATCATCCCTCTACATACGATCTAACCTTGAGTAATTGTgatattatgaatttttatataaacgaTATTTCCAATGGAAAACGTTTGGTTAAAAATTGGCAGTTCAATGATACTATTGGGCAGCatagtggaaaaattttattagccAGTACAGATCAGTCATTTGACAATTGTACTTTTTATATAAAGGATCATTGTCTGATTCAGAATAATGAGATGATtcgtaaaactaaaaaatccaTTAGTATTGAAGTGAAATGGTGGCATATTCATCAATTAAGAGTGAAAAGTGCAACTGGTTCTCACAaatgttatataaataatttgagtCTTCTCGATGGTATTCATGGTCGGCATCAAATTGCAAGAGATGGTGGTTTCACCTATCTTAACGGCTGCGCTAAACCATTGAACGATTTGCTAACCCAATCTTTTACCAACTCACATCGTGCTTTAAGTATTGTACTGGCTGATTATCCTACTCAAGAGTTAATGGACGCAATAAATAACAGCAATTTTTCCTAA
- the LOC130678159 gene encoding uncharacterized protein LOC130678159 — protein sequence MINANYHFLIILSSLTLGNGLPITSWGPTTFNTKIISPKPSRLYLPTGPNRYPGVIPLPFNSLDKNTRPIYEVADEYVKADPENSSVIGTSTKHTTSSINHQQHEPTSIVEDGSSTINREKLTRDILLATAGITSLDWFLTNKGYNTPLHPPVSQLLALLLSQYGRYLPINNINNDTRLPRVYSYMTVNNIHNSRPFGQYKWTRDFHSDFHGDQSL from the exons ATGATTAACGCGAATTATCATTTTCTG ATCATACTGTCGTCATTAACCCTGGGAAATGGATTGCCCATTACCAGCTGGGGCCCAACTACATTTAACACTAAAATAATATCACCAAAACCATCACGTCTGTATTTACCAACTGGACCAAACAGATATCCAGGAGTAATTCCCCTACCATTTAACA GTCTCGATAAAAACACAAGGCCAATTTATGAGGTCGCTGATGAATATGTGAAAGCTGATCCTGAAAACAGTAGTGTCATTGGTACGTCAACAAAACATACGACGTCATCCATAAACCATCAGCAACACGAACCAACCAGTATTGTGGAGGACGGTAGCAGTACGATAAATCGTGAAAAATTGACAAGGGATATTCTACTAGCCACCGCTGGAATCACATCCCTCGATTGGTTTCTCACCAACAAAGGCTACAATACTCCACTTCATCCACCAGTCAGTCAACTTTTGGCGCTTTTGCTGTCTCAATACGGTAGATATCTACCTATCAATAATATCAACAACGACACGCGTTTGCCTCGTGTTTATTCCTACATGACAGTAAACAACATACACAATAGCCGACCGTTTGGTCAATACAAGTGGACCCGCGATTTCCATTCCGATTTTCATGGGGATCAAtcgctttaa